The Desulfuromonas acetoxidans DSM 684 genome contains a region encoding:
- a CDS encoding DUF4388 domain-containing protein — protein MYRVTLDDSGRVNLPHRVLSSMKGRDLQVVSSSPQHILLAVEGERVPCMSAVLGSVAIADVLSFFNMFRQTGILYLDIPDGNRQVFFQDGEIIFATSQRVEENLGEILCEIGKLERSQLSQVRSELGPGDSLSKVLVKKNLVAARDLWLATRQQVETIVYNLFSCEEGSCYFAAGDLNRDDIVKLSMSTQNLIMEGLRRVDEKALYLRRLRSLESMLEYTGKDPAELSDEEKNVLGLTYSSPGQVGQLMTRSGLPEFDALRVLHQLVEKRFLKVNEARPEPVSEAFAELFEVFNGVLCLLCECVDAQNHGLIEDANRFMREAPHPMNYVFRGVRLNQDGSVSGGQLVKNLTGLEEGDQKKLLVDSLKELVYAECLTVRQVLGTQGSSDVIRRVQEIVARTRKLVE, from the coding sequence ATGTATCGTGTGACACTGGATGATAGTGGCAGGGTCAATCTGCCGCATCGCGTTCTTTCATCAATGAAGGGGCGTGACCTTCAGGTCGTTTCCTCCTCTCCTCAGCATATTCTGCTGGCGGTCGAAGGGGAACGCGTTCCCTGCATGTCCGCGGTTCTTGGTTCGGTGGCCATTGCCGACGTTTTGTCCTTTTTTAATATGTTTCGTCAGACCGGGATTCTCTATCTCGATATCCCTGATGGCAACCGTCAGGTGTTCTTTCAGGATGGTGAAATTATTTTTGCCACCAGCCAACGCGTTGAGGAAAACCTCGGCGAAATCTTATGTGAAATTGGCAAGTTGGAACGCAGCCAGCTCAGCCAAGTGCGCTCTGAACTTGGTCCCGGAGATTCTCTAAGCAAGGTTTTAGTGAAAAAGAACCTGGTGGCTGCGCGCGATTTATGGTTGGCCACCCGGCAGCAGGTGGAGACGATTGTTTACAATCTGTTCTCTTGCGAAGAGGGGAGCTGCTATTTTGCTGCCGGTGATCTTAATCGCGATGATATTGTCAAGTTGTCCATGAGCACCCAGAATCTGATTATGGAAGGCTTGCGCCGCGTTGATGAAAAAGCACTCTATCTGCGCCGCCTGCGTTCGCTGGAATCGATGCTTGAATATACCGGAAAGGATCCCGCCGAACTGTCCGATGAGGAGAAAAATGTCCTTGGTCTGACCTATTCGTCTCCCGGCCAGGTCGGTCAGTTGATGACGCGTAGCGGTTTGCCCGAATTTGACGCTTTGCGGGTTCTGCACCAATTGGTAGAGAAGCGTTTTCTTAAAGTCAACGAAGCCAGGCCCGAACCGGTCAGTGAAGCGTTTGCTGAACTGTTTGAGGTGTTTAATGGCGTTTTGTGTCTGCTGTGTGAGTGTGTTGATGCGCAGAATCATGGGTTGATTGAGGATGCCAATCGCTTTATGCGTGAAGCGCCACATCCGATGAATTACGTGTTTCGGGGGGTGCGTCTGAATCAGGACGGTTCTGTGTCCGGGGGGCAGTTGGTTAAAAATCTCACCGGCCTTGAAGAGGGCGACCAGAAGAAGTTGCTGGTCGACAGTTTGAAAGAGCTGGTCTATGCCGAGTGTCTGACCGTGCGTCAAGTGCTTGGCACACAGGGGAGCAGTGATGTTATTCGACGTGTTCAGGAGATTGTCGCCCGAACCCGTAAGCTGGTTGAATAG
- a CDS encoding bifunctional 3,4-dihydroxy-2-butanone-4-phosphate synthase/GTP cyclohydrolase II: MPLLSIEQAIDEISAGNMVILVDDEDRENEGDLVVAAEKVTPDIVNFMARFGRGLICLSLTGQDCDRLELPPMAVENSCTFGTAFTVSIEARQGVSTGISAADRAQTILTAIDNESVAGDLARPGHVFPLRARDGGVLVRTGQTEGSVDLARLAGLKPAGVICEIMNDDGTMARMPQLREFAVKHNIGICTVADLVAYRLRHEPLVRRAAETVLPTPYGTFRVIGYQNDIDGLEHLALVKGEVNPQQPTLVRIHSECLTGDVFGSLRCDCGLQLSKAMMAISQEGSGIILYLRQEGRGIGLINKLRAYELQDQGHDTLEANLRLGFAADSRDYGIGAAMLRDLDVQHVRLMTNNPDKLDALEHYGMADVERVPLAIEPVDSNLHYLQTKQARMGHLLESL; the protein is encoded by the coding sequence ATGCCCTTACTTTCGATAGAACAAGCCATTGATGAGATTAGCGCCGGTAATATGGTGATCCTGGTTGATGACGAAGATCGCGAAAACGAAGGTGATCTGGTTGTTGCCGCTGAAAAGGTCACTCCTGACATTGTCAACTTTATGGCGCGCTTTGGCCGTGGATTGATCTGCCTGAGTCTGACCGGGCAGGACTGTGACCGCCTGGAGTTGCCACCGATGGCGGTTGAAAACAGTTGCACCTTTGGTACCGCGTTTACCGTGTCGATCGAAGCGCGGCAGGGTGTTTCCACCGGCATCTCCGCCGCCGATCGGGCGCAGACCATTTTAACCGCCATTGATAACGAGAGCGTTGCAGGTGACCTGGCGCGGCCTGGGCATGTTTTTCCTTTGCGAGCACGAGATGGCGGAGTGCTTGTCCGCACCGGGCAGACCGAAGGCTCGGTTGATCTGGCTCGCCTGGCCGGGCTGAAACCTGCCGGAGTGATCTGCGAAATCATGAACGACGATGGCACCATGGCGCGTATGCCTCAGCTCCGTGAGTTCGCCGTCAAACACAATATCGGCATTTGTACCGTCGCCGATCTGGTCGCCTATCGCCTGCGTCATGAACCGCTGGTGCGGCGGGCAGCGGAAACCGTGTTGCCAACCCCCTACGGCACCTTTCGGGTGATCGGTTATCAAAATGATATTGATGGCCTGGAACACCTGGCTCTGGTTAAGGGGGAGGTCAACCCACAACAGCCGACCCTGGTACGAATTCATTCCGAATGCTTAACTGGCGATGTGTTCGGTAGCCTGCGCTGTGACTGCGGTCTGCAGTTGTCCAAAGCCATGATGGCCATTAGCCAGGAAGGCTCAGGAATCATTCTTTATCTGCGTCAGGAAGGGCGTGGTATTGGCTTGATCAATAAGCTGCGTGCTTATGAATTGCAGGATCAGGGCCACGACACTCTCGAAGCCAATCTGCGACTCGGTTTTGCGGCCGATTCGCGCGATTATGGTATTGGTGCGGCCATGCTCAGAGATCTTGATGTGCAGCATGTTCGCCTGATGACTAACAATCCGGACAAACTTGATGCCCTGGAGCACTATGGCATGGCAGATGTTGAACGGGTCCCGCTGGCGATTGAACCGGTGGACAGCAACCTTCACTATCTGCAGACCAAGCAGGCCAGAATGGGCCACCTGTTGGAGAGTCTTTAG
- a CDS encoding proline--tRNA ligase gives MRLTEYLLPTLKENPADAEIVSHQLMMRAGMIRKVAAGIYTYLPLGLRSIRKVEQIVREEMDRAGAMELLMPMVVPAGLWEESGRWEQYGKELLRIRDRKDTEFCLGPTHEEVITDVVRGTVRSYRQLPLNLYQIQGKFRDEIRPRFGLMRGREFIMKDAYSFDLEDAGADTAYEKMYQAYQRIFKRCGLKFRAVEADTGNIGGSSSHEFMVLAESGEDAIVSCDQCDYAANVEKAQMRQEQGSSGEGQAELQKIDTPERKTIAEVAEFLDMDHSRLIKTLLVQTDTGEQLAVLLRGDRELNEIKLCRYLDCLEVVMLGDIAVEELTGAPVGFAGPVGLDCRILADLEVQSMADAVVGGNEKDVHYMGANPGRDFSVEAYADLRQAQAGDGCPRCDGTLQMWRGIEVGHVFKLGTKYSEALGATVLNAEGKEAPLVMGCYGIGIGRTVAAAIEQNHDDQGVIFPMPIAPFQVIITLLNPKDEQVMQAGSELYQQLMDAGVEVLLDDRDERPGSKFKDAELIGIPIRVTVGNRALKEGAFEVQKRLEGERMMMPVAETLSWLVDEVKRQLME, from the coding sequence ATGCGTTTAACCGAGTATTTGCTGCCCACGTTGAAAGAGAATCCGGCCGATGCGGAAATTGTCAGCCATCAATTGATGATGCGCGCTGGAATGATCCGCAAGGTTGCTGCGGGAATTTATACCTATCTGCCGCTGGGATTGCGTTCCATCCGTAAGGTGGAGCAGATCGTCCGCGAGGAGATGGATCGTGCCGGTGCCATGGAGCTGTTGATGCCGATGGTGGTTCCAGCCGGGCTATGGGAAGAGTCTGGCCGTTGGGAACAATACGGCAAAGAGTTGCTGCGCATCAGAGACCGTAAGGACACGGAATTTTGCCTCGGACCGACCCACGAAGAGGTGATTACCGACGTGGTGCGCGGTACGGTGCGTTCCTATCGCCAGTTGCCGCTAAACCTGTACCAGATCCAAGGTAAGTTCCGTGATGAGATCCGGCCCCGTTTCGGTCTGATGCGTGGTCGTGAATTTATTATGAAAGATGCCTATTCCTTTGATCTGGAAGATGCCGGGGCGGATACGGCCTACGAAAAAATGTACCAGGCGTATCAGCGTATTTTTAAACGCTGCGGCCTGAAATTTCGTGCCGTGGAAGCCGATACCGGTAACATCGGCGGGTCGTCCTCCCATGAATTTATGGTGCTGGCCGAGTCGGGAGAAGACGCGATTGTCTCCTGCGATCAGTGTGATTACGCGGCCAATGTCGAAAAAGCCCAGATGCGCCAGGAGCAAGGGAGCAGTGGCGAAGGGCAGGCTGAGTTGCAGAAAATCGATACGCCGGAGCGTAAGACCATTGCCGAGGTGGCTGAATTTCTCGATATGGACCACAGTCGCCTGATTAAAACGCTGCTGGTGCAAACCGATACCGGCGAGCAATTGGCCGTACTCCTGCGTGGTGATCGTGAGCTTAACGAGATCAAGTTGTGCCGCTATCTCGATTGTCTTGAGGTGGTGATGCTCGGCGATATCGCCGTGGAGGAGTTGACTGGTGCACCGGTAGGCTTTGCCGGACCTGTCGGCCTGGATTGCCGGATTTTGGCTGATCTTGAAGTGCAATCGATGGCCGATGCTGTGGTTGGCGGCAATGAAAAAGACGTTCATTACATGGGCGCGAACCCTGGGCGCGACTTTAGTGTCGAAGCTTATGCCGATCTGCGTCAGGCCCAAGCCGGTGACGGCTGCCCGCGTTGTGACGGCACCCTGCAGATGTGGCGTGGTATCGAAGTTGGCCACGTGTTCAAGCTGGGAACGAAATATTCCGAAGCTCTGGGAGCAACGGTCCTTAATGCCGAAGGCAAAGAGGCGCCTTTGGTCATGGGCTGTTACGGCATTGGCATCGGCCGAACCGTTGCCGCCGCCATTGAACAGAATCATGATGACCAAGGGGTGATCTTTCCGATGCCCATCGCGCCGTTTCAGGTGATTATTACATTGCTCAACCCCAAAGATGAGCAGGTGATGCAGGCGGGCAGCGAACTGTACCAACAGTTGATGGACGCCGGGGTTGAAGTGTTACTTGATGACCGTGACGAACGGCCTGGTAGTAAGTTCAAAGATGCCGAACTGATCGGTATTCCGATTCGGGTGACGGTGGGTAATCGTGCGCTCAAAGAAGGCGCTTTTGAGGTGCAAAAGCGTCTGGAAGGTGAACGGATGATGATGCCGGTTGCAGAAACTCTGTCCTGGTTGGTCGACGAAGTCAAACGTCAACTCATGGAGTAG
- a CDS encoding MFS transporter: MDKAHRWLFKGVFFINFAVTLGLGVSDAFFSVFAQSLGARGAILGAAIGFYAASKIVFSPFMGKLSDRFGRKRLIVISLMVFLLVSLLCLSITRVQTLIILRLMQGLGCAMFRPVVLSLVGETTLPHSRGKMVATFDMSFYGALSLGPLIGGIIMDQWGFDGIFVLLAGLCLAALLVAVLLIPTDDNTARTTTMPVSANRQARSRRSLQHSALPGLLVFIFGRACGIVIFVSFMPILLMSKLGLTGVEVGMVMASTSVVMTLCLRPMGKLTDRCSRSVLVMVGGTVVSLLYVLIPLATTFHQVLVLGMAIGLFSGLSQPASTALLVEEGQRFGTGFAVGMFNASLNLGFVVGPVLGALLLSSEGLSSVFYVAGLCGGLAVVLFSITTRATASYGQAWHVRS, from the coding sequence ATGGATAAAGCACATCGTTGGTTGTTTAAGGGCGTCTTCTTTATCAATTTTGCCGTGACCCTCGGTTTGGGCGTTTCCGATGCATTTTTTTCGGTCTTTGCCCAAAGTCTTGGTGCGCGCGGAGCGATTCTCGGTGCCGCCATCGGCTTCTATGCCGCGTCCAAGATTGTGTTCAGTCCGTTTATGGGCAAACTGTCAGACCGTTTTGGCCGCAAACGCCTGATTGTGATCAGTCTGATGGTGTTTCTGCTGGTTTCGCTGCTGTGCCTGTCGATAACCCGAGTGCAAACACTGATTATTTTGCGTCTGATGCAGGGTCTTGGTTGCGCGATGTTCCGTCCGGTGGTGCTGTCACTGGTTGGTGAAACCACATTGCCGCATAGCCGCGGGAAAATGGTCGCGACCTTTGACATGTCCTTCTACGGCGCCTTAAGCCTTGGTCCGCTGATCGGCGGAATTATTATGGACCAGTGGGGCTTTGATGGCATTTTTGTGTTGCTCGCCGGACTGTGTCTCGCGGCATTGCTGGTTGCTGTGCTGTTGATCCCCACCGATGACAATACGGCACGCACGACCACCATGCCTGTGTCCGCAAATCGTCAGGCCCGCTCTCGCCGCTCTCTTCAACACAGTGCTCTGCCGGGATTGTTGGTGTTTATTTTCGGCCGCGCCTGCGGCATTGTCATCTTTGTTTCCTTTATGCCGATCCTGTTGATGTCGAAACTGGGGCTGACCGGTGTTGAAGTGGGGATGGTCATGGCGTCCACATCGGTCGTTATGACCTTGTGTCTGCGGCCGATGGGAAAACTGACCGATCGCTGCTCTCGATCTGTGTTGGTTATGGTTGGCGGTACCGTGGTGTCGCTGCTCTATGTTCTGATCCCCTTGGCAACAACCTTTCATCAGGTTCTTGTTCTGGGGATGGCTATCGGCCTGTTCAGCGGACTTTCGCAACCGGCAAGTACGGCTCTTCTGGTGGAAGAGGGACAGCGATTTGGCACCGGATTTGCTGTCGGCATGTTCAATGCCAGCCTCAATCTCGGCTTTGTCGTCGGCCCTGTGCTCGGAGCGCTGTTGCTGAGCAGTGAGGGTCTGTCGTCGGTGTTTTATGTAGCCGGGTTGTGCGGAGGCCTGGCCGTTGTCCTGTTTTCAATCACAACACGGGCGACGGCCTCGTATGGCCAAGCCTGGCATGTTCGATCGTAA
- a CDS encoding AAA family ATPase: MKELLTTATFAQHVAAGTPLIAINTGNEQRTIQLIQTAATRNLKGMEPPKIWSCTSGFDGIDNTTDPADALSWALNQTGHAIFVFVDMHWYWDNNPKIQRLMINFSQQRSNARKSLVFLALDPAIPEPLQSHFVQLDHPLPNAAELSSYLTTHREQDPYIDQLLQQDDALRKMVLAAQGLDLIRLERALRMARLTKGNDVAEVIGALHLDKKRALEQTGILEFIDNDLQPDHVGGMENLKHWMARREKAFGVDELSSGENLPSGVLLMGISGCGKSLFVKAIAARWSLPLLRLDMSTVYEGTYGTPERSLHRACQLAEAISPCVLWIDEIESGISEQGFKSGGGSSSRVLGYFLTWMQEKKSPVFVAATANAIEMLPAEVLRKGRFDEIFYIALPGLNERKEIFTIHLDRQGQDSSAYDTTTLAHSSKGFSGAEIEQAVASARFEAQAAQRVMTEKDIMEAIGQTVPISVTMAEQIKKIEAWAFKRAVPASEHSER, translated from the coding sequence ATGAAAGAGCTACTCACCACCGCCACCTTTGCCCAACACGTTGCTGCAGGAACCCCCCTGATCGCCATCAATACCGGCAACGAACAACGTACCATCCAACTGATTCAAACCGCTGCAACCCGCAACCTCAAAGGGATGGAGCCGCCTAAAATATGGTCGTGCACCAGCGGCTTTGACGGTATCGACAACACCACCGATCCGGCAGATGCTCTGAGCTGGGCGCTCAATCAAACGGGACACGCCATCTTCGTCTTTGTCGACATGCACTGGTATTGGGACAACAATCCGAAAATCCAACGCCTGATGATCAATTTTTCCCAGCAACGCAGCAACGCCAGAAAAAGCCTGGTTTTTCTGGCCCTTGACCCGGCGATTCCGGAGCCGCTGCAAAGCCATTTTGTCCAACTCGACCACCCGCTGCCCAACGCGGCGGAGCTGTCTTCCTACCTGACAACGCACCGCGAGCAAGACCCGTATATCGATCAACTGCTGCAGCAGGATGACGCATTGCGAAAAATGGTGTTGGCCGCTCAGGGCCTTGATCTGATCCGCTTGGAGCGCGCCCTGCGCATGGCACGCCTCACCAAGGGCAACGATGTTGCCGAAGTGATCGGCGCTCTGCATCTCGACAAGAAGCGCGCCCTGGAGCAGACCGGCATTCTTGAGTTCATCGACAACGATCTGCAACCCGACCATGTCGGTGGCATGGAGAACCTCAAACACTGGATGGCCCGCCGCGAAAAGGCCTTTGGTGTTGATGAGCTGAGCAGCGGCGAAAACCTGCCCAGCGGCGTGCTGCTGATGGGGATCAGCGGTTGCGGAAAAAGTCTGTTCGTCAAAGCCATTGCCGCCCGCTGGAGCCTGCCTCTGCTGCGTCTCGACATGTCTACCGTCTACGAAGGGACCTATGGCACCCCGGAGCGCAGCCTGCACCGCGCCTGCCAGTTAGCCGAAGCCATTTCGCCTTGCGTGTTGTGGATTGATGAGATCGAATCGGGCATTTCCGAGCAAGGCTTCAAAAGCGGTGGAGGCTCATCATCGCGGGTGCTGGGCTACTTCCTTACTTGGATGCAGGAAAAGAAAAGTCCGGTGTTTGTGGCGGCCACGGCCAACGCCATTGAAATGTTACCGGCCGAGGTGCTACGCAAAGGCCGCTTTGACGAAATCTTTTATATCGCGCTGCCCGGCCTCAATGAACGCAAAGAGATCTTCACCATCCATCTTGACCGGCAAGGTCAGGACAGCAGCGCTTACGACACCACAACCCTGGCCCATTCCAGTAAAGGGTTTTCCGGGGCCGAGATCGAACAGGCCGTGGCCAGCGCCCGTTTTGAAGCCCAAGCGGCTCAACGTGTTATGACGGAAAAAGATATTATGGAAGCCATCGGTCAGACCGTGCCCATCTCAGTCACCATGGCCGAACAGATCAAGAAAATTGAAGCCTGGGCATTCAAGAGAGCGGTTCCCGCCAGCGAACACAGTGAGCGCTGA
- the pyrF gene encoding orotidine-5'-phosphate decarboxylase, translated as MKDRLIFALDVDSYDEARQWVRILADEVGMFKVGKQLFTRCGPQIVDMIRQAGGGVFLDLKYHDIPNTVAKAGIEAARMGVQMFNVHALGGGKMMRTMVDEVREAAVKEGFPVPITLAVTILTSSSEEDLRQVGIDLPVTQMVPRLATLARESGLHGVVASAQELPLIRQACGGDFVVVTPGVRPATAARDDQQRVMTPGEAIAAGSDYLVVGRPISKADDPVLAARSIVAEMTEAGA; from the coding sequence ATGAAAGATCGGTTGATTTTTGCGCTGGATGTCGACAGTTATGATGAAGCTCGGCAGTGGGTACGCATTCTCGCTGATGAGGTAGGGATGTTCAAGGTCGGCAAGCAGTTGTTTACCCGGTGTGGTCCCCAGATTGTGGATATGATTCGCCAGGCCGGGGGCGGCGTTTTTCTTGACCTTAAATATCATGATATCCCCAATACTGTTGCCAAGGCCGGTATTGAAGCGGCACGTATGGGTGTGCAGATGTTCAATGTTCATGCGCTGGGCGGCGGCAAGATGATGCGGACGATGGTTGATGAAGTTCGGGAGGCCGCCGTCAAGGAGGGTTTTCCTGTGCCGATCACGTTGGCGGTAACCATTCTCACCTCGTCGTCTGAAGAAGATCTGCGTCAGGTGGGGATCGACCTTCCTGTGACGCAGATGGTGCCTCGGCTTGCAACGTTAGCCAGGGAAAGTGGACTGCATGGTGTGGTGGCCTCGGCTCAAGAATTGCCGCTGATTCGTCAGGCCTGCGGTGGTGACTTTGTCGTTGTGACCCCTGGTGTGCGCCCGGCAACGGCGGCACGTGATGATCAACAACGGGTGATGACACCGGGGGAAGCGATTGCCGCCGGCTCAGATTATCTGGTTGTCGGTCGGCCGATTTCCAAGGCAGATGACCCGGTTCTAGCGGCACGCTCTATTGTTGCGGAGATGACCGAGGCTGGCGCGTGA
- the ispG gene encoding flavodoxin-dependent (E)-4-hydroxy-3-methylbut-2-enyl-diphosphate synthase, producing the protein MNTERKTRALQVGSVAVGGGAPVSVQSMCNTDTRDIAATLTQIRALEAAGCEIVRCAVPDMDAANALHGIVDGCTIPLIADIHFDYRLALQAVDSGVAGLRINPGNIGESWKVAEVVRACSERRLPIRIGVNGGSLEKELLERHGHATAQAMVESALGHIRIVEELGYDQMKVSLKASDVRRTVEAYRLLADQVDYPLHIGITEAGTTWAGTIKSAVGLGALLYDGIGDTLRVSLTGDPVEEVRVGWEILKSLKLRQRGPVFVSCPTCGRCQIDLIRVAEEVEVRLQQLTAPLTIAVMGCVVNGPGEAREADLGIAGGKEMGLLFRKGEIVRRLPQAELADALVEEALALAERLEEQG; encoded by the coding sequence GTGAACACAGAACGCAAAACACGTGCGTTGCAGGTTGGTTCGGTGGCGGTTGGTGGCGGTGCGCCGGTTTCCGTGCAGTCCATGTGTAATACCGACACCCGCGATATTGCAGCAACATTGACCCAGATTCGTGCCCTGGAGGCCGCCGGTTGTGAAATCGTCCGCTGTGCTGTGCCGGATATGGACGCGGCGAATGCGTTACACGGGATCGTTGATGGCTGCACCATTCCACTGATTGCCGACATTCATTTTGATTACCGTCTGGCCCTGCAGGCTGTTGACAGTGGCGTGGCCGGATTGCGTATCAACCCCGGCAACATCGGCGAATCATGGAAGGTGGCCGAAGTGGTTAGGGCCTGCTCTGAAAGGCGTTTGCCGATCCGTATCGGTGTCAACGGTGGCTCGCTGGAGAAGGAGTTGCTCGAGCGCCATGGTCATGCTACCGCACAGGCCATGGTGGAGAGCGCCCTCGGCCATATCCGTATTGTTGAAGAACTTGGTTATGATCAGATGAAAGTCAGCCTCAAGGCGTCTGACGTGCGACGTACTGTAGAAGCCTACCGTTTGCTGGCCGACCAAGTTGATTACCCGTTACATATCGGTATTACCGAAGCGGGCACCACCTGGGCCGGAACCATCAAGAGTGCCGTCGGACTGGGGGCGCTGTTGTACGACGGCATTGGCGACACCCTGCGTGTGTCGCTAACCGGCGATCCGGTGGAGGAAGTGCGGGTCGGCTGGGAGATCCTTAAGTCGTTGAAGTTGCGCCAACGCGGCCCGGTCTTTGTCAGTTGCCCCACCTGTGGCCGGTGTCAGATCGATCTGATCCGCGTCGCTGAGGAGGTGGAGGTGCGTCTGCAACAGCTGACGGCACCGTTGACCATTGCGGTGATGGGCTGTGTGGTCAACGGTCCGGGAGAAGCGCGCGAGGCCGACCTTGGCATTGCCGGTGGCAAAGAGATGGGCCTGTTGTTTCGCAAGGGGGAGATCGTTCGACGTTTACCGCAGGCGGAATTGGCCGATGCCTTGGTGGAAGAGGCGCTGGCTCTCGCCGAGCGCCTCGAAGAGCAAGGTTGA
- the rlmD gene encoding 23S rRNA (uracil(1939)-C(5))-methyltransferase RlmD codes for MKKNTRGPAKRPALRQEPITVTIDHLNVDGIGVGRHENKEILIAGTLPGEDVLAAIDHEGQRRIIGKLIKVLRRSRQRVTPGCKLAKNCSGCPLIHLGYRHQLDFKRGMIEDALSHYPTLGHVTVHAVWSSEETFGYRTIAKLAIAKVHGKARVGLYKRGSHQVLDIGNCPQQHPLINQIAQALREEIEKQDIYVYNPVSRRGLLRYVAIRVSPQANKALVTLVTTERNYREMTHLAKWLKKKVPQIIGVHQNINASTGNVIFGSTTVKVIGAGDLIDQVGDIRLRLSPTSFFQVNNRQAARIYAQVQSWADLGPKDTAVDLYCGVGGIAMHLATSGAKVTGIEINEDAIFNAKAAAELNELGNCRFIVGDAGEILHDMQRELSPLKVAVVNPPRGGCSEEIIATLGQLRPQTLIYVSCNPYSLGRDLHLLTQQGFTVEELQPVDMFPQTAHVESVVRLRMDNSEKV; via the coding sequence ATGAAAAAAAATACCCGCGGTCCGGCAAAACGCCCTGCCCTGAGACAAGAACCGATCACCGTAACAATCGACCATCTCAACGTTGACGGAATCGGTGTCGGCCGCCACGAAAACAAAGAGATCCTTATCGCCGGTACCCTGCCTGGCGAGGACGTTCTGGCCGCGATTGACCATGAGGGTCAGCGCCGGATCATCGGTAAACTGATTAAAGTCCTGCGCAGAAGCCGCCAACGCGTAACGCCGGGCTGCAAGCTGGCAAAGAACTGTTCAGGCTGCCCGCTGATTCACCTCGGCTACCGCCATCAGCTCGACTTTAAACGGGGCATGATTGAGGATGCGTTAAGCCACTACCCGACCCTAGGCCACGTCACGGTTCATGCGGTGTGGTCCTCTGAAGAGACCTTCGGCTACCGGACCATCGCCAAACTGGCCATTGCCAAAGTGCACGGCAAAGCGCGGGTCGGCCTCTACAAACGTGGCTCACATCAGGTGTTGGATATCGGCAATTGCCCGCAGCAGCATCCACTCATCAACCAGATCGCCCAAGCCTTACGTGAAGAGATCGAAAAACAGGATATCTACGTGTACAACCCGGTGTCACGCCGTGGTCTGTTGCGCTATGTGGCCATCCGCGTCAGCCCACAGGCAAACAAGGCTCTGGTCACCCTGGTGACAACCGAACGCAACTACCGCGAGATGACCCATCTGGCCAAATGGTTGAAGAAAAAGGTGCCGCAGATCATCGGAGTGCATCAGAACATCAACGCCTCCACCGGCAATGTCATCTTTGGCTCAACCACGGTTAAAGTGATTGGCGCCGGCGACCTGATTGATCAGGTCGGAGATATTCGTCTGCGCCTGTCGCCGACATCGTTCTTTCAAGTCAACAACCGGCAAGCTGCACGCATTTATGCCCAGGTCCAGTCCTGGGCTGACCTCGGACCCAAAGACACAGCAGTCGATCTGTATTGTGGTGTCGGCGGCATCGCCATGCACTTGGCTACCAGTGGAGCAAAAGTCACAGGAATTGAGATCAACGAAGACGCCATCTTTAATGCCAAAGCTGCCGCGGAACTCAATGAACTGGGCAACTGCCGTTTTATCGTCGGTGATGCTGGCGAGATTCTCCACGACATGCAGCGGGAGCTGTCCCCACTCAAAGTTGCCGTGGTCAATCCCCCGCGCGGTGGCTGCAGTGAGGAGATTATTGCCACCCTCGGCCAACTGCGCCCACAGACTCTGATCTATGTTTCCTGCAATCCGTACAGCCTCGGCAGGGATCTCCACCTGTTGACACAGCAAGGCTTCACGGTTGAAGAGCTGCAGCCGGTGGATATGTTCCCCCAGACAGCCCATGTGGAATCGGTGGTCCGCCTGCGCATGGACAACAGCGAAAAAGTTTGA
- the yedF gene encoding sulfurtransferase-like selenium metabolism protein YedF has product MKILDCRELQCPRPVLETRKQILAHPDEPVQVRVGNDIAQANVTRLATKEGFAVTATSKGDEIVLDLTPQETPQVVETQAPPATTKKITQDTVVYIASACMGRGNDELGEVLMRNFICTLLESSQLPSTMLFVNGGVKLTCEGSAVLEPLQRLEESGVTINVCGLCLEFYELKDQLKVGQVSNMLDTVEAMQQADRIIQP; this is encoded by the coding sequence ATGAAAATTCTTGATTGTCGCGAATTGCAATGTCCCCGCCCCGTTCTGGAAACCCGTAAACAGATTCTGGCCCATCCCGATGAGCCGGTTCAGGTGCGTGTCGGTAATGATATCGCCCAGGCCAATGTCACCCGTCTGGCCACCAAAGAAGGGTTTGCCGTAACGGCAACAAGCAAAGGCGATGAGATCGTCCTTGATCTGACCCCACAGGAGACTCCCCAGGTCGTTGAAACACAGGCGCCACCAGCAACGACGAAAAAAATCACGCAAGACACCGTGGTTTACATCGCCAGCGCCTGCATGGGACGTGGCAATGATGAGCTCGGCGAAGTGCTGATGCGCAACTTCATCTGCACCCTGTTGGAGTCCAGCCAGTTGCCCTCGACCATGCTGTTTGTCAACGGCGGTGTCAAACTGACCTGTGAAGGCTCTGCGGTCCTCGAACCACTGCAACGCCTTGAAGAGTCGGGAGTTACCATCAACGTCTGCGGCTTGTGCCTGGAATTTTACGAGTTGAAAGATCAACTCAAGGTGGGGCAGGTGTCCAACATGCTCGACACGGTTGAAGCCATGCAACAGGCCGACCGCATTATCCAGCCATAG